One genomic window of Quercus lobata isolate SW786 chromosome 9, ValleyOak3.0 Primary Assembly, whole genome shotgun sequence includes the following:
- the LOC115960169 gene encoding GDSL esterase/lipase EXL3-like isoform X1, translating into MLQLKMEHFSLSTKFFFLSFVFAVLCRSEAVIQIPNNETVPAVIMFGDSIVDTGNNNGLISAMKCDFPPYGRDFNGGMPTGRFSNGKVPSDYLVEELGIKDLLPAYRDPSLQPKDLLTGVSFASGGTGYDPLTPKIVSVIPLSEQLQDFKQYIGKLKGIVGEERTNFILAKSVVFVVASSNDIANTYFLTGIRKAEYDIPSYADLLLNSASNFIKELYGLGARRIGVFSAPPLGCVPSQRLLVGGSETECAKQPNQASQVFNDKLSRELGYLNNNLPNAKVVYIDVYNPILDLVTNPKKYGFEIANKGCCGTGTVEVAILCNQLDHHHTCTDDSKYVFFDSYHPTEKAYKIIVNQLITKYIYNFV; encoded by the exons ATGCTTCAATTAAAAATGGaacatttttctttatcaaccaagttcttctttctttcttttgtttttgccGTTTTGTGTAGATCAGAAGCGGTTATTCAGATACCAAATAATGAGACAGTTCCAGCAGTCATTATGTTTGGAGACTCCATCGTTGATACGGGCAACAACAATGGTCTTATATCAGCGATGAAGTGTGATTTTCCTCCTTATGGGAGAGATTTTAATGGAGGAATGCCAACGGGAAGATTTTCAAATGGAAAGGTTCCCTCAGACTACTTAG TGGAAGAATTGGGAATTAAAGACCTCCTACCAGCTTATAGGGATCCAAGTTTGCAGCCCAAAGATCTCTTGACAGGTGTAAGCTTTGCATCTGGTGGCACAGGATACGATCCTTTGACACCTAAAATAGTG TCAGTCATACCACTATCTGAGCAATTACAAGATTTCAAGCAATACATAGGGAAGTTGAAAGGAATTGTTGGAGAAGAGAGAACAAACTTCATATTAGCCAAAAGTGTAGTTTTTGTGGTGGCGAGCAGTAATGACATTGCCAATACCTATTTTCTTACTGGAATAAGGAAAGCTGAATATGATATTCCATCTTATGCTGATCTTTTACTCAATTCAGCTTCTAATTTCATCAAG gaacTATATGGACTGGGGGCACGAAGGATTGGTGTTTTCAGTGCACCACCACTAGGATGTGTGCCATCACAGCGACTTTTGGTTGGAGGCTCAGAAACTGAGTGTGCAAAACAACCCAATCAAGCATCACAAGTGTTCAATGATAAACTTTCTAGGGAGTTGGGTTACCTTAACAACAATTTGCCTAATGCAAAGGTGGTCTATATTGATGTCTACAACCCCATACTTGATCTCGTAACAAATCCAAAGAAATATG GCTTTGAGATTGCAAATAAAGGGTGTTGTGGCACTGGAACTGTAGAGGTAGCAATACTTTGCAACCAATTAGACCATCATCACACTTGTACCGATGACTCTAAGTACGTGTTTTTTGACAGTTATCATCCTACAGAAAAAGCTTACAAGATAATTGTCAATCAGctcattacaaaatatatctaCAACTTCGTTTGA
- the LOC115960169 gene encoding GDSL esterase/lipase EXL3-like isoform X2, producing the protein MLQLKMEHFSLSTKFFFLSFVFAVLCRSEAVIQIPNNETVPAVIMFGDSIVDTGNNNGLISAMKCDFPPYGRDFNGGMPTGRFSNGKVPSDYLVEELGIKDLLPAYRDPSLQPKDLLTGVSFASGGTGYDPLTPKIVSVIPLSEQLQDFKQYIGKLKGIVGEERTNFILAKSVVFVVASSNDIANTYFLTGIRKAEYDIPSYADLLLNSASNFIKELYGLGARRIGVFSAPPLGCVPSQRLLVGGSETECAKQPNQASQVFNDKLSRELGYLNNNLPNAKVVYIDVYNPILDLVTNPKKYGFEIANKGCCGTGTVEVAILCNQLDHHHTCTDDSKYVFFDSYHPTEKAYKIIVNQLITKYIYNFV; encoded by the exons ATGCTTCAATTAAAAATGGaacatttttctttatcaaccaagttcttctttctttcttttgtttttgccGTTTTGTGTAGATCAGAAGCGGTTATTCAGATACCAAATAATGAGACAGTTCCAGCAGTCATTATGTTTGGAGACTCCATCGTTGATACGGGCAACAACAATGGTCTTATATCAGCGATGAAGTGTGATTTTCCTCCTTATGGGAGAGATTTTAATGGAGGAATGCCAACGGGAAGATTTTCAAATGGAAAGGTTCCCTCAGACTACTTAG TGGAAGAATTGGGAATTAAAGACCTCCTACCAGCTTATAGGGATCCAAGTTTGCAGCCCAAAGATCTCTTGACAGGTGTAAGCTTTGCATCTGGTGGCACAGGATACGATCCTTTGACACCTAAAATAGTG TCAGTCATACCACTATCTGAGCAATTACAAGATTTCAAGCAATACATAGGGAAGTTGAAAGGAATTGTTGGAGAAGAGAGAACAAACTTCATATTAGCCAAAAGTGTAGTTTTTGTGGTGGCGAGCAGTAATGACATTGCCAATACCTATTTTCTTACTGGAATAAGGAAAGCTGAATATGATATTCCATCTTATGCTGATCTTTTACTCAATTCAGCTTCTAATTTCATCAAG gaacTATATGGACTGGGGGCACGAAGGATTGGTGTTTTCAGTGCACCACCACTAGGATGTGTGCCATCACAGCGACTTTTGGTTGGAGGCTCAGAAACTGAGTGTGCAAAACAACCCAATCAAGCATCACAAGTGTTCAATGATAAACTTTCTAGGGAGTTGGGTTACCTTAACAACAATTTGCCTAATGCAAAGGTGGTCTATATTGATGTCTACAACCCCATACTTGATCTCGTAACAAATCCAAAGAAATATG GCTTTGAGATTGCAAATAAAGGGTGTTGTGGCACTGGAACTGTAGAGGTAGCAATACTTTGCAACCAATTAGACCATCATCACACTTGTACCGATGACTCTAAGTACGTGTTTTTTGACAGTTATCATCCTACAGAAAAAGCTTACAAG ATAATTGTCAATCAGctcattacaaaatatatctaCAACTTCGTTTGA